GCCAGCCTTTTGCTGTCTGGaaagcttctttttttcccttacatCTTTATAAGCAAAGCCTAAAGATCTAATTTAGGATAGAAATGTTAACAAAACAACGTTACTATTTTGCACAAATTCACAGATTTTTCCATTGAGTTAACGGACCATGAGCATGAACGGCAAAAACGTGGTTAATTCATGTACTGGCTGGCAGCTGGATCTGGGGACTATCCGGCCCCGACGGGCATTCATATTTACACCTCTCAATGCTACAAAAGGAAGGACTTTTTGGAACTTGAGATTGTGCCCAATAAATGCCAAGGGGGTCAAATGATATCGGTAGGGGGTAAAGATAATGACATGGAATCTGATGGCCGGGCAAGCATGAAACAAAGGTTTAGTTGGTGGGGATTTTAACCGTTACGACCACGTGTTGTAGAACAGCTTGCATTCCTGCGAGACAGAGCTATTGATATCAGGAAATAACCAGCTCGGTGGTGCCAAGAGTCCACGCATCTTAAGAAATAATACACGGATAGCAATAAGGCATTGTTCTGACAGCCCCTACTTACTCTGCCAATACCTCGTTATGTGATTGTGCCATTCTCGTTTGGTCCCTTACACGCTTTATTCCTCATAAACAAGAGAGGGGACATTGCTGGGCTACCTGCCCAACATTCTACAAATAAACAAGGCTTAGAGAGATGCCCACAACGCTGGAATCTCTGACACTAAGACATCTACGCCTCAGCGTTCTGAGATAACGAGACACCCACGGCAAACTATATGGTTACGAAAagtcatttgttttaaataacacACCGTTGTCTGTCAAACGTACCGGTGACCTTTATCCATAGGGCAGAGATAGCATGTACCCAAACCTTCTATAGGTGATTAAATGGACAAAATGGAATGTCCATGATGATTCTTCCATTTTTACCACTTGCCACCATATTTGCTCATTGTACATAACCCCCAGTGAGTGTGACGtattatacgtatatatatatatttatatatattaatgttccaGAAGGTTAAATGTGTTTCTATATTCCAATTTAGGTGCGCCACTACACATAACTATGATCGAGACAAGGAATGGGGATATTGTGTATCTGTCATAGTTACAGGTAAGGCTTTCTCAGATAGGTAAGTCTCTCCTGCCGATGGTACGGTTACGAGAAAACGACCACTATATGAAGAGCAAAATTCGTTAAAAATGTTATCTTAGTCTGAGGTTTTCGCTGATGGGACTGTATAGATCTCAACTTCAAACGCGGCCGTCGAATGGGCAGGAAGAATGGAGGGTACCTATTATGCACACGTAACATATGTCATATGACCGCCCTGGCCTGGAAAAAGAACTTGAGAATGTATAGATTTGTCTGCAAATGTAGGTGTTTGGAATCTTGTTCAAAATGAAAACTTCACATTGTAACAGTTCACCAAACGATGAGAACATCATCATCCCAGGGTGCTATCGTTTCTGTGCATTAGTTACTTATGTTATGGGCTTAAATCTGTCTTTGCCCGCTATATAACGCACCCTATAACCCCCAGAACGTATACTAAAAAGCTCCATCCCCTGCAATAACACATTACACCGTCCAATGTGACCCAGACTGATTTACACTCtggaaaaattactttttttagtagaggaaaaatatttttccatatttcctAAGATGTAAAGAATCGTTTACATCAAACGACTTTAAACTTCCTCACAaattaaatgtgaaataaacCTCAGGCCTGCTTTACTACAACAAGGGTATTATCCTCCGAGGGCATTTATCCAGGAATACTCGCATTATGAGGTGCTAAACATAACCTGATATCAGCCCTGACTGAGAGGTCGTTATATGGGGTCTGCCATCCCCTAATTGAGTGACTTTATTCTGCCTCCCCATGCAGAGGGCCCGCAGCAATGATTAACTACTGGTTTGTGTTGGATCGAGGCCATGGTTGGCAAGGATGGAGCGGAGACAGGAATTTCCTGGTGGGGCAGAAAGTGGCACGAGGAGAGCTGAAATGAACTAAAATTGtcctattttttaataaaatgtgctgGAAATAGGCACAATGTATGGCTGCCAAACACCATTCTTTACTATACTATGTTTATTTTACcagaaatgtgtgtttaatgcaCTTAACTCGTTATGCTACCTGTAAACCTAAAGAGAAAAGGATTAGTCATGACTTTCCCTCCAACATGGATGACTTAAGAGCTTGGTGTAAACCAAAAATCAGTGGCGTCTTTAAACATAATGAAGTCTGGGGCAAGCTCCCCTGCCCCCCTTCCTCCGTGGCATCCGTGCCACCTGCTGCTGggcaccgggatatgatgtaTGAGGAGGAAGCATTAGTGGGGGGTATGTGGTGGGGGTTTCACAGACCGTCACCTCAAGAGTATGGCAGCTGTGGAGGGGGCCCAAGGGACACCTGTCACAGGGCCCTAAAGTAGGCCAGGACACAGGGCAGCTGCCCCCACATTAATGACAGCCCTGCCCAAACCCCTAAAACTTTATATAAGGATACTTGTGCttttgaaaatagaaaaaaataaatgtgttcaaCTATGTACAAAAATCGACATAATCTCCAAAAGATGAGATGCTAATAATAGGTGTATAATTCCAGGTTTCCATTGATTGCCCCCCGTGAGTGGCAGGGGGTGATTGTGGAATTAGTGGGAAGCAAATTGTTAAAACCGGTGGAACCATTTCAGGGCAAGAAAATACCCCTCATGTAGTATTTCACAGCAAATACTGCCTTCTTTGGTTTTACCCCTTGGTTCTATGCTCTAAAGTTTATCTTTAAGGTCCGTCAAAACCATTTGAGGACACTTAACCAAACCAACATGATTAGCAACTTATCTATTCATAAAAATTGAGTTGCTGTTGAGTAGGATATTGtggataataatactaataattattattattaattattattattactaccttttatttattaagcgccaacaaagtacgcaatacgcaaaaaaagaaacaaaatgacattgaaaaaaaatttcagGTGTGTTCCTTCAAAGAAAACATGGCACTTTTTATCCATTCGACTATTTCAGATGCAATTATTATTCCATCTTCTGCAATGAGCAATAACTTTGAGTTTCTAGACAAACGTTAACTTATTGCAGACTTTTTCTGTGTGATTACCCCGAACAAACGGAGACGAAGCTTCCTATAACTATGAACGTCTTTACGATTTATCACAGGGGGCCACATTCCATGAAGAATGGAACTTGTCTAAAAAATCTCAGATAATCTTCATTATCCTGACGGATAATATTCCCTGGTCACCTTATGTACGGCAATTTAAATTCTCAATGTCAGGCAACTTGTAATCAGCTcaactttacatttattatttactccAATGTGGCTGCTAGCGTGCGCTGAGGATGGATCATATTCCTGAATTTTatgcaaaatagtttagaaaagtTTAGACAATACCcattgaaaatagttttttttttaaatcgctaTGGCTATTaaacttaaaagaaaataatcttgGGCTCCCCTGTGCTTTTACACGAAAATCGATAAAAACACGGTGACTGGGTGCATGATTATTTCGGATTGCTATATTAAGAGCCATAATGAATggccatttttttctctttggacACGTGGACCCTGGGAAATGCCCTATGTTCCTTTTTCGCAGTGGCTGGAGAGTTGGCTAAAGCATTCCGTCTCTGAGTATTGATATATTTACATAGGCTCGGGCTTCGCTGGATAAACACGGGAAGGCAGCAAATAAATGGcaacaaaataaagttaatttggCAAATTTCTTCTCTTTATTTAGCAAATCCAACCATTTATAAATGTGCGTTTCATTTCCAAAACTAGTATTACTGTGGCGAGTGTCGGGGCTTAACTGCTGTTGTTAAACTCCCATAATAGTAAGCATTTGGCAGGGCACTGGCTGGCTAAGGATCATAGGAGTTGCCCCTGATTTGTGGTGAGCATCCCAGTGCTGAAATAATAAGGAGAACAGCTTTTGGaacgatatatattatattatacaaaccTAAACTGTTTATTATAGTTGTAATAAGGGGCACTTTTtctgtggcaaaaggtggcatgCCGAGTTCTGCAGGTAGCTGTGCTACATTTCCCTCTTATTTGTGAAGGCTGGCAAAATAAACCAGCTGCTATCataaaggggaggaataatcattcaAATCCTGATAACCTACTGCCAgtgctatacatatataatcgcACAAGTGCATAGACTTTATTACGCTACATATTTATAGGATGAGGCTTTGATGTATAATTTAGTTTGCAATCCagtgtttatttaaatggagattttgattttaataattaagatCAAAATCTCAAAGCAGGGAAACAAGGGAATACATAATCACAAAAATCAACGAAAatattccaaatttcagttatTTTTAACTCCCTTGTTACGGCTATTTGCATATACATCATTTAAtggtgaaatatataaaatgctcGTTTTAGATCCCTTCCGGTTTATTTTCCATAGATGTTCAGGATCACTGTATATGGAACCCGTGTCTAAACGGAGGAACGTGTAATAATGCTCTAGACAGGAGCACGTATTACTGTGTGTGCCCAGACGACTACACGGGAGAGAAGtgtgaaaaaagtaagtatAAATCAAAGTTATTCTTCAATATTCATAATACTGGCCTGAGACTGGCAACAGGCTTAAGTAAATTCATAAAGTACGGTAAATAAAAGGCTCTGAATTACAAGATTTAGTTGAAACAAGAGGAAAACCACATAGAATGTGATGGCAGATCTCTCATTGAtagaaggctgttccatttatctaccatcctctttacgttacatctaaacctcatGTGCCAAGTGCCAGGACTGGACCGGAGCGATGaaaccagccctggcactttacatCATTAGAATTTTATAAATACAGCTCAATGTGCGCATGATCCATGCCGGGCCATGGCAGGCCAACTGATGTGTTGGATAGTTATGTTATGTTGGACCACCCAGTAATAATTTCCCCATCTTAGGTGGACTGGAATGGCCATTCCTATGGTCTCTACCACCCCGTTCCTCTTATGTATAACGTTGTGCGATTCTGATAATAATGACGTTTAATTTCGCTGTTTAGGAAGGTGTTTTGATGAAGCTCACTATGAGTTTTATGACAGCGGAGAGAGCTGGGCCAGAATACACCGAGGCAGAGTGGAGCAGTGCACCTGTGACCACGGAGTCATAGACtgtcacagaggagagagattCACAGGTAAGTGCCCAATTAATATTCACCGCACTATACCGTGTCATAAAGCAAGTCATGACATGTTTATAATAAAGCGTGAACTGGCTATaacatgtgcatgtatgtatcgTTTTACAAAACCAGCCGCAGTGACTTGAGATACCTTCTCAAGCCTCCTCAATGTATCAGTGGCTTCATTTACTATCGATCGTGGATGCAATCGCTCCTGTGCAACATACTGATTAAACGCCAGAATTCTGTACGGCTCGTATGTACTTTACAGGCACGAAATCACTTCGGGATGTATAAAAAATGATCAACGTTCAAATTTTGTAAAGTGGTCTAATAGTAATTGCCAATGGCCAGGCACCAGGACCcatccattggttgctatagcaaTAAGCAATTTTTTCTcaataatattactttttatacataacccagTTGAGATTTACTCTTGAAGACCTACGTTTTGATATCAGAATTGTCTGGCTTTTGTTGGTTACCTTTTGATATCAAGTTTCCTTTTTCTGTATTGCTGTCCCGCTGTGACAGCCTAAAATCTTGGCTTTGGTTATGTATTTGACAAGGAATGCTTCAGTGGGATTTTTGTGCAAATTATGATTTTAAGACTTCAGCCTGTAAAAAGCGCTACAAAACATTGTGCCTAATTAGGCATTCCATGTCCACGTTAAATGCTTCTATTCATAAGCTGTCTTATATCTTCGCACAATACTGCCAGTACTAATGACACAATGTAATGACATCACTTGTATTTTCAGTCTGCACAGAGAATCCCTGCCTTAACGGAGGTGCCTGTCGACTAATGATTTCAACTGGGCAAGCCGTATGTGCGTGCAGAGGGAAATACGTAGGAAAATATTGCAATATAGGCAAGTATGGATATGGgacaatataaaatgaaacaggACTTTGATTTATCCCAGTTTGTAAAATGATACAAAGTCATTAATTACAGAGTTTGCCCACGGGCAGATGATTTTTCAGTCTGTGCTTAATGTGTATACTCTTTCCAGCTACCCCAGCAGATGGCCCTTGCTTCATGCCCAACTGCATAGCTGGTCCGTGGGTTAAACTTGGCTGGGGTAGGACATTCCAAAGGATATAgacagcccttgagaaatcttgtatgtgagcatgacaGGTAGAGATTGCAATAGAAGACATGTGAAAATCATTACTGCTGATCACATGGGGCAATTGCTTCAGGGCCCCAGCACTGTGAGGGGCCCATACATCTCGGTACTCACAGGATGTGGTAAGTACTACTGCCTGTGATGTCATTTCCATGCGTGCTGCACAGTGAGGGAGCTACAGGTCATAGTGATTATAGGCTGCAGCTCACCATGGCCTCATGGGCTATTTGGGAGCATCACAGCCTAGAACCATAATCAGCCCATATACACTATGGCCGGTACAGGCCAAACTACACCagtatttcaattaaaaataagtaacattGCATTAGGATAAAAGAAAAGACcgtaacacaaaaataatgttcCTGCTGAATGTATGTTCCGTTATTTAGATGTCAGCCATCAGTGTTATGACCATGATAATGCAACAGAATACCGAGGTATAGTTAAAAAGACGCAGTCTGAGCACTACTGCCTTCCATGGGACTCGGACTTGTTCCACCAAGAAATCCACACTGGAACCGTAGTGAATTTTGCGAGTAGAGGACTCGGATCCCATGCCTATTGCAGGTGAGACATGCGCTTTGCTTATAGTAGACGGTTGTGCaacatgtaaagaaaaacaaaattctaGGATAGGTTAAACAGGCTGTAAAAATACATAGTGCTATATCACGCCGTTGGGTCTCTAAGGGTTAAAGAGTGACCTtatgtattacatacatattacataagGCCAAGAATGCAACCAATAAATGGTAAGGACTTAgattaaatattcatatattaacATTAATTTGTCTTGCTCAATTAGCCCTATGTAGTAATATGTTTTGGAGACTTTTTACGTCGTTAGTGTGGCAAGTGTCCTCTTCTGTTGCAGAGCGctgggctatgatgtcatatttcggtACTTGTTTTTGTATGTCCTGAATTAAGAGGGAAAAACTGAGACATAAAAGACTTTATTGCAAGTTTGTAGTTTTTACCGTATACTAACAGCAGGGAGAGCATCACAGAGATTGCCAACAAGAATATCTAAAAtggtattttctttgtttttttttcatgctgtaTAGAAGTCCAGATAAGGATGCAAATCCCTGGTGTTATATAATGAAAGATAACCACATATCCTGGGAATATTGCCCTGTACCCTCATGTCGTAAGTACAGAATTGACCGAGGTCTGTTTTTTTGGAGGACATAGTCCTTAAAAACTCAGTTGcctctctccattttctctcaCCTCTTTCCTAGGGTCAGTTTTAACATGAAATACCATGCTATAGGTGAAATGCAATATAAACATGATCTGCGCAACCAGGGGCATCCAGCATGGATCAGATTTTTGTTGTGCATTCTGTTAAAATTTACCATgagtttctttatttattacattgggAACACTGTCCCAACCTAAATTTCCAAAACAATTCCAAACCAGGGCCCATAAATCCTGCAGTTGCTATGAATCTAGAACTGGCAGGTACTTGACTGTTCTGTAGCTGAGTTGATACTTGTAGAGTTGAGTGTCTGCTGCATgtgcagctatatatatatatatatatatattagggacACTGAGCCCCACAAAACTTCTAGCCCATTACATTGATGTAATGTTATGATGTAAGAGCCATGCTTGTATCAATGTATAAGCctctagagagtcagagacatagatgtaatgtaaggaagttttactttactgagataaggtaaaggctaatacagcaagtgaatgtaaacatgcatgggatagacatatggataATCTGAATCTAATgcaagaccaatgactgattaaatCTTTACAACTGGAAAACAatgagctgaatggttcttctctAAAGattaaattctgtgtttctttcttttctcccctATTCTGTAAATTCAtagtaattaatatattttgttctttccaCCTAGCATCGTAAAACGTAACATGTATATTGCAAAGAAGAGCAGATATGTTATGTCTCCCTACCACCCTTTAAATGTCTCTGAAGTTTACCTATAACCCTAGGCTTTGGATGAAGCCCCTTTGTAAAGTCATGGTAATTAAAAGGTAGATCCCCAGCTGTCAAATTAAACGTTCCATGATATTCGGCCAACTTTTGCCTATTTAAAATTGGTTCCCATTATTCAATTTTGGCATTTAATAGATATGGCGGTTTGGCGTGATTACAGAACATATTATTGTAATGTTTAGAAGGGGATGTGTGTGAACTTCCAGTATTAACTTGCAATAATTTTCGTAGATGACAAGTCGAGGAGAGTAGTAATGCATAATGATGATGAAGTTCTGGCCTCAAAGCCGAAATGTGGGAAAAAACACGAAAAGAGAGTTGTTGCACGTGGTCGAATCCTCAGTGGGACATCGGCATTACCGGCATCTCACCCCTGGCTGGCAGCCATATACATTGGGAATTCTTTTTGCTCTGGAAGCCTGATTCAGTCCTGTTGGGTGGTCTCGGCTGCTCACTGCTTTGCACACAGGTAACGCTAACGCTTTAGAAAATGAAACATGAGATTTTTGAATATAGCTTGCCATCTCTGGTAATGTGAGGTGAAATGTGAATTTAAAATGCCTTTCCCTTTATAAGAGACAATTACATGAAATaatgtaacatacatacaaaatg
The DNA window shown above is from Spea bombifrons isolate aSpeBom1 chromosome 1, aSpeBom1.2.pri, whole genome shotgun sequence and carries:
- the HGFAC gene encoding hepatocyte growth factor activator, whose amino-acid sequence is MGRALQTCALICALQIGLIYGAVDRYGVFSMRFREWPRGRTRGFGHEITILTENGKECKFPFRFGGQLHFSCTSIGPVLRKWCATTHNYDRDKEWGYCVSVIVTDVQDHCIWNPCLNGGTCNNALDRSTYYCVCPDDYTGEKCEKRRCFDEAHYEFYDSGESWARIHRGRVEQCTCDHGVIDCHRGERFTVCTENPCLNGGACRLMISTGQAVCACRGKYVGKYCNIDVSHQCYDHDNATEYRGIVKKTQSEHYCLPWDSDLFHQEIHTGTVVNFASRGLGSHAYCRSPDKDANPWCYIMKDNHISWEYCPVPSCHDKSRRVVMHNDDEVLASKPKCGKKHEKRVVARGRILSGTSALPASHPWLAAIYIGNSFCSGSLIQSCWVVSAAHCFAHSPSKSSIKVVLGQHFYNQTTDVTQTFEIERYIFHSKYSVFQPTEHDIVLIRLKRVNNVCAKRTQFVQPICLPDEGVTFEDGHYCAIAGWGRMKEDATDYAYVLQEAVVPLVPYSKCSSPEVHGFDISENMVCAGYFDCNIDACQGDSGGALACEKDKISYLYGIISWGDGCGRVNKPGVYTRVSNYVEWIRGKIMPKRTEAATN